From a region of the Tachypleus tridentatus isolate NWPU-2018 chromosome 1, ASM421037v1, whole genome shotgun sequence genome:
- the LOC143250468 gene encoding granulin-2-like has translation MKTEFVVFMLIVIFVGATQALVSCGNGWTCKDYQTCCRHPKGFFMCCPITSGVCCCNGETCCPSLSMCSSNSVSCYSCPSFAALLSPEKYSGIPAATMTKAIHKEE, from the exons ATGAAGACTGAATTTGTTGTCTTTATGCTGATTGTGATCTTTGTTGGAGCCACTCAAG CGCTGGTCTCTTGTGGGAATGGATGGACATGCAAGGACTATCAAACTTGCTGTAGACACCCGAAGGGTTTCTTTATGTGCTGTCCTATTACGAGTGGAGTATGTTGTTGTAACGGAGAAACTTGTTGTCCGTCTCTCTCAATGTGCAGCTCCAACTCAGTTTCATGCTACTCTTGTCCCTCTTTTGCTGCTCTATTGTCACCAGAAAAATATAGCGGAATTCCTGCAGCAACCATGACCAAGGCTATTCACAAAGAAGAATAA